In a single window of the Nicotiana tomentosiformis chromosome 8, ASM39032v3, whole genome shotgun sequence genome:
- the LOC138896905 gene encoding uncharacterized protein — MKLLNMESSVEFASLNEVKVLLFKEILSKKFIFSGPPSMYKCSMDLRPPRNPIVGSHAMILVPCRRTNPNFTMEEKMTSNHQESLRMNRATNIIFWNVCGANNDDFRRNFRKIIDTHKPCLIALLETRMGFYATLLNDFNFTEMIELPAEGQAGGLVILYDHKVVIVNNFTRRCQEIHAMIEVLPFRFSWLLSTVYANTNIYDRETMWHYLENISNSFNRAWLVGGDLNDITMISEKFRDRKVSHSRTSRIWNHINNCRLVDLGYMGCKYTWSNHRKRRKGLIMKRLDRFLANEEWLNLFPGSSVTHLPKTYSDHNPLILKLNSFTPIPPQKSFKLENIWYTHPDFINRVQST; from the coding sequence ATGAAGCTTCTAAACATGGAATCGAGTGTGGAATTTGCAAGCCTAAATGAGGTAAAGGTACTACTCTTCAAGGAGATATTGAGCAAAAAGTTCATATTCAGCGGTCCTCCCTCAATGTACAAATGCTCCATGGACTTAAGGCCACCAAGGAATCCAATAGTGGGTTCCCATGCAATGATCTTAGTCCCTTGCAGAAGGACCAACCCCAATTTCACTATGGAGGAGAAGATGACCTCGAACCACCAAGAATCATTAAGGATGAATAGAGCCACAAACATCATCTTTTGGAACGTTTGTGGAGCAAACAATGATGATTTCCGTCGAAACTTTAGGAAAATCATTGACACCCACAAGCCTTGCTTAATAGCACTACTGGAGACTAGAATGGGCTTTTATGCAACCCTGCTAAATGACTTCAACTTCACAGAGATGATTGAGTTGCCTGCTGAAGGTCAAGCTGGAGGTTTGGTCATTCTCTACGATCACAAAGTAGTCATTGTTAATAACTTTACTAGGAGGTGCCAGGAAATTCATGCTATGATTGAGGTACTCCCCTTTCGCTTTTCTTGGCTCCTTAGCACTGTCTATGCCAACACTAATATTTATGATAGAGAAACCATGTGGCATTACTTAGAAAATATTTCTAACTCCTTTAACAGAGCTTGGTTAGTAGGAGGAGATTTAAATGATATAACCATGATATCCGAAAAGTTTAGAGATAGGAAGGTTAGCCACTCTAGAACCTCTAGGATTTGGAACCATATTAATAATTGTAGACTAGTCGATTTAGGCTACATGGGCTGTAAGTATACGTGGTCTAACCATAGGAAAAGACGCAAAGGTTTGATTATGAAAAGATTGGATAGATTCCTAGCTAATGAAGAATGGTTAAACCTCTTCCCTGGATCCTCAGTAACCCACCTGCCAAAAACCTACTCGGATCATAACCCATTAATCCTTAAACTTAACTCCTTCACACCTATCCCACCACAAAAGTCCTTCAAGTTAGAGAATATTTGGTATACACACCCCGACTTTATCAATAGAGTCCAATCAACCTAG